One window of Candidatus Regiella endosymbiont of Tuberolachnus salignus genomic DNA carries:
- a CDS encoding group II intron maturase-specific domain-containing protein: MPNSGYYRIGNSSRCFTYVKDWVEKKARRHLMKARRRQGFGWGRWSREGFYQKLGLYSDYKIRYYPVQKVSPAR, translated from the coding sequence ATCCCGAACTCAGGTTATTATAGGATCGGTAACTCAAGTCGATGTTTTACCTACGTTAAAGATTGGGTAGAAAAGAAAGCGAGACGTCATTTAATGAAGGCGCGTCGACGGCAAGGCTTCGGCTGGGGGAGATGGAGTAGGGAAGGGTTTTATCAAAAATTAGGTTTATATTCAGACTATAAGATTAGATATTACCCGGTACAGAAAGTGTCGCCAGCTAGATAG
- a CDS encoding IS982 family transposase: MNDITELYCLMDDFCKKFEPILNAQLLTDGAKQRIRATSLSLAELMTLVVLFHQIRYRQFKSFYLHHVCQHLRGEFPTLPSYSRCIELLSRCAMALYAFFETVKGDCSGLSIVDSTPLAVCDNLRIKRHRVFQDLAERGKSSTGWFFGFKLHAVINHRGELLSIRLTRGNGDDRKPVPDLVTGLFGPLYADKGYISKTLLQQLKEKGVTLITRVRRNMKPVEHSEFDNAILRKRSLIETVFDQLKNMCQIEHTRHRSPQNFIVNLLGGIVAYCLTPSKPKLALHSSNIVTL, from the coding sequence ATGAACGATATTACCGAACTTTATTGCTTAATGGACGATTTTTGTAAAAAATTTGAGCCCATATTGAATGCCCAGCTTTTAACAGATGGCGCCAAGCAGCGTATCCGTGCCACCTCTCTTTCTTTGGCGGAGCTGATGACGCTAGTGGTATTATTTCATCAGATTCGTTATCGCCAGTTCAAATCATTTTATTTACATCATGTATGTCAGCATCTTAGGGGTGAGTTTCCGACGCTTCCCTCTTATTCACGCTGTATTGAGCTCCTTTCCCGCTGTGCAATGGCGCTTTATGCCTTCTTTGAAACGGTTAAGGGTGACTGCTCAGGGCTCTCTATTGTCGACTCCACACCGCTTGCCGTTTGCGATAACCTACGTATCAAGCGTCATCGCGTTTTTCAAGACTTGGCAGAACGGGGGAAAAGCTCGACTGGCTGGTTTTTTGGTTTTAAATTACATGCCGTTATCAATCATCGGGGTGAACTACTCAGTATTCGTCTAACCCGTGGTAATGGTGACGATAGAAAACCCGTTCCTGACTTGGTCACAGGGCTTTTTGGCCCGCTTTACGCAGACAAAGGATATATTTCTAAAACGTTGTTACAGCAGCTGAAAGAAAAAGGGGTTACCTTGATCACTCGAGTTCGTCGCAACATGAAGCCCGTCGAGCACTCTGAGTTTGATAATGCCATTTTGCGTAAACGTTCATTGATTGAAACTGTTTTTGATCAACTCAAGAATATGTGCCAAATAGAGCATACTCGTCACCGCTCACCACAGAATTTTATCGTCAATTTACTCGGCGGCATCGTCGCTTACTGCCTCACTCCATCCAAACCAAAATTAGCTCTGCATTCTTCAAATATCGTCACATTATAA
- the ltrA gene encoding group II intron reverse transcriptase/maturase, translating into MIKTTINLQDLRRKIYIKAKADKSWRFWGIYVHVGKMETLRTSYKLAKQNKGAPGVDGVTFEEIESAGVDNFLESIRKDLLSKTYYPLRNRKRAIPKAGGQSRMLSIPTIRDRVVQGAVKLILEAIFEADFQPGSFGYRPKRTAAEAVEQVTVAAIKNMTRVIDVDLKSYFDTVRHDILLSKIATRVNDKEVMRLLKLILKAGGKCGVPQGGPLSPLLSNIYLNEVDKMLERAKGVTGTDGYQHIAYARWADDLIIMIDSYRKWDWLAAGVYKRLKEELMKLGVTLNLEKTRQVDLKQDESFSFLGFVFRRTKTKQGKWGIMKTPKMDARTRLLQKLKAVFRGHQSQPIDRVIYLINPILRGWVNYYRIGNSSRCFTYVKDWVEKKARRHLMKARRRQGFGWGRWSREGFYQKLGLYSDYKIRYYPVPKVSPAR; encoded by the coding sequence ATGATAAAAACAACCATTAATTTGCAAGACCTGAGAAGGAAGATATACATCAAAGCGAAGGCTGATAAATCTTGGCGATTTTGGGGTATCTATGTTCATGTTGGTAAGATGGAAACGTTGCGTACCTCCTATAAGCTGGCGAAACAAAACAAGGGGGCACCAGGAGTAGATGGGGTGACCTTTGAAGAAATTGAGTCCGCAGGGGTAGACAACTTTCTTGAATCCATCAGGAAGGATTTACTCTCCAAGACCTACTACCCACTGAGGAATCGGAAACGGGCGATACCGAAAGCTGGAGGGCAATCCAGGATGTTAAGTATTCCCACTATTCGAGACCGCGTAGTGCAAGGTGCAGTCAAACTCATTCTAGAAGCGATATTCGAGGCAGATTTCCAGCCGGGCTCTTTTGGTTATCGCCCCAAGCGAACGGCTGCTGAAGCAGTAGAACAGGTAACAGTAGCAGCTATCAAGAATATGACGCGAGTCATCGATGTCGATCTCAAATCGTATTTTGACACCGTGCGCCACGATATTTTGTTAAGCAAAATAGCAACGCGCGTGAATGACAAAGAAGTCATGCGGCTACTCAAGCTGATACTGAAAGCAGGTGGGAAATGTGGGGTACCTCAAGGCGGTCCGTTGTCGCCATTACTGAGCAATATCTATCTCAATGAGGTAGATAAGATGCTTGAACGAGCAAAGGGGGTAACGGGTACGGATGGATATCAGCATATTGCATACGCGAGATGGGCTGATGATCTTATCATAATGATCGACAGCTATAGAAAATGGGATTGGCTGGCAGCGGGTGTCTACAAACGACTGAAAGAAGAACTCATGAAGTTGGGAGTAACACTTAATTTAGAAAAGACACGACAAGTTGATCTGAAGCAAGATGAATCCTTCAGTTTTCTAGGGTTTGTTTTTAGAAGAACGAAAACAAAGCAAGGGAAATGGGGAATCATGAAAACACCGAAGATGGACGCGAGAACACGGCTTTTACAGAAATTAAAAGCGGTGTTCAGAGGCCATCAGTCTCAACCGATTGATCGGGTCATTTATCTCATCAATCCGATACTCAGAGGCTGGGTGAATTATTATAGGATCGGTAATTCAAGTCGATGTTTTACCTACGTTAAAGATTGGGTAGAAAAGAAAGCGAGACGTCATTTAATGAAGGCACGTCGACGGCAAGGCTTCGGCTGGGGGAGATGGAGTAGGGAAGGGTTTTATCAAAAATTAGGTTTATATTCAGACTATAAGATTAGATATTACCCAGTACCGAAAGTGTCGCCAGCCAGATAG
- a CDS encoding transposase, whose amino-acid sequence MKSKKKPSTFTLEFKQDAAKLVLEKAYTCKQASESLGVSLSAIKSWVKAERGGEFPR is encoded by the coding sequence ATGAAAAGTAAAAAGAAGCCATCGACATTTACGCTGGAGTTTAAACAAGACGCAGCAAAGTTAGTCCTGGAAAAAGCGTATACGTGCAAACAAGCGTCAGAGAGTTTAGGGGTTTCATTAAGTGCGATAAAAAGCTGGGTCAAGGCTGAAAGGGGGGGGGAGTTTCCCCGGTAG